CCTTGGCCCATAAACGAGATGCAAACTTTAGGTTATTTATACCTACTCattcaattttgttaattaatgtatgatCATAGATTCTAATAAGTGTACCTACATCGTTACAAGATGGCGGATTTGAATATCTTTAACCCTAGGTCACGATGCAACACGGACGTTAAGAAACAGTTATTGTTTGGGGACTCGCGCCAAAAGAAAGTTGGCAGTGGCTCCGATATGTCAATTGTGGTTATCCCAACCACGGTTTACAACGGCTTATGaataattcaattgttttcCAACCATTGACAAGTCTTTGTTGTTGACATCAATATGTGCCGCGTATGTTTATAATACTGACTCGACTGACCCGACATGGACTCGACAGATATTGTCTCGTCTTCGCAGGAACTGTCAAACAGGTGAAGGTTATATAACcgttattttcttaattcttattttttttcttttttgacatccctataataataacaaacacaacagCTAAAACATTGGCCAAATCGATCGAACCATTCATACGTGATGCAGTGACCAAGGGATATAGGATAAcactattgaaataataacattaagtgTAGGCATTGcattgtttgtatgttattcggttatttaatactaacaGCTCCTCCTCCTCCCGGCTCTGCTTGCGTTTATCGAGGCTAAAAATACTAAGTTTATAACCAAACCAAATCTAATTATATAGGAAAATTGCCTCTAGTATGCCTATCGATTTCTTTTGGTCATCCGTAGCCCTAGCCGTGTAAAAGAATTTccaaaaatgtttgtaaatcatcggaaaaaaaacaaaaaagtcacGATTTACTTGctatttatcacattttaaGTACTTACAGGATCCAAATTTCTATAATGTTCGAGGCAGTCCTTTATCCTCGTTTCGAAGCCAGGCGCGAATCGTTCAGGATCCACAACCACAAAGCACTGGCCAAGATTGGGGGGCTCTACTTGGGTGTAGGACCATGACGGTACATTATAAGATGAGTTCGAACCTAGATGAGAATGTTTACTAGTTAGAGTAGGCAAGAGACAATCACTAGCACGCATAAACATAGcttaagatataagataaggGCGGGTTTCACAGCTACCCGATTTGTTTTGTTGATCTTATCTGTCCGATGATGACAATTAATTGTGAATGAAAATTCGAGAAAATCGAGCTGTCAAACGTTACGAcgagttataaaatatttctaaggtaagacaaaaataaaatttacttatattttcgtACCGtacttctattataaatattctatattatgtttataaagcaCTTACCAGATAGTCCACTGCAAAATACTTCAACCATTGTGCTAAGAGCATATCCTTTGTATCCGCTAGTTTTCTCTTGACCACCTAAAGGCATCAGACGACCAGAATTGAACGCctgtaacaattataatagcaAAGTTGTTTAAgcggttatttattaaaacaaaatattaggagcattatttaaaaatatgactgtgtgttgaaatttgaaatgtagataataaattaaaaagtgaagaATACAAGTAtggaataaaattgttttaagaaaACTAGATGTACCACTTGAGGGTCCGTTGTTGGTTTGGAATCCGGACCAAGAGCCCAACCATCTGGAATCTTCTCTCCTTTTCTTAACTGCATTTCaacctaaaatattatatgtagtgAATTATACagaaaacaaaaagttttaagtttatatacgattataatttatatttatcctaTACTTTATTTGACGTTAAAGTCATTAGAATTCTCAAAAAAttacctataataaaaaaaacatacttatagAAGAGATCCGTAAACTAAACGTTTTTAACGAATTACTTgcaatgtattttcttttcaaatgaatattGAAATCTGGTGAATTTGAAACTTGGTTAGTACCGAGTAAATCAGTTTAACTTACCTTGCCCATAGCTGCGGCCGTAGTCGCCATATCCACAACTAGGGAATCTCCACCTGACGCTGGAGCTGCCATAGCAATGGGATTGGTACCATTTGCACTCTGTAAAAGGATAATATATGTGaagttatataacaatatattgtcTCTCTTCTGGTATGATTTTTACCCCGTAAATTCCTAAAATGACGTCTCTATAGAACCGCAGATATCTTTggaaattttttaatctttggTAATTGCAAtgtaatgctttattttaactaatatattgttaaaattgatCCAAAAGATTACTCACATTTTTAGCCCGAGTTGGTGTCATGATGGGTGCAGAGTTAGTATATGCCATACCAATGAGTCCTTCGCGTTGGGCTTTAAGCGCCCAGTACCCAGCCATACCGAAGTGATTACAACCTgaatataaatagcaaaatagaaaattaagattacactaataatatttaatctgttcATCTTGATTAAGAAATACGACCAATGATCATTACATTtcgtaaaaagtttttttttatattatagcgggcaactgagctggtggttcgcctgatcaccaccgcctataaacattcgcagaggctcagacctctgagaatgcgctgcccgcttttaagggataagggataaggaaaggattgatgactggaaagaaggtatggactgggaagggcgaggaaaaggaaataggcctgcggctcccccactcaccgtacgaaacacaatagcaagctattatttcacgtcgTTTTTCtggggggtgtggtacttccctggtccgagctggcccaattcgtgccaaagcatGCTCGAatcccacaataaaaagttactaaatatttatagggaaccatttattatgatttttgcAGGCACTAAAAGAAATGCGATCATTATTATTTCCCTATAAAACGACATATTTTTACGATGTCCATCTATTTTCGTGTCGTTACCAAAACGATGTAATTATtcgtcattaaaataatatgtacaaataattatactttatacGATAGCAATGTCAAGGTCTTACGTTTCGCAGAGACCCAACCGACGCCGCATTCCTTTGCTTTCTTGATAGCGAGGTCCATACAGAAATTCCCCACGGTAGCCCCGAGCGCGTCCACACCGTCGACCCACGCGGTAGCTGCAGATTCCTTCAATATTACCGGCGTAGCGCTCGGTTTACAACCACCGATTTTCATATCGTTTATGTATAGttctgaaatttaaaaaatctgctAGTATTCAAGAGCATCTTGACATATATAATAGGTCTTTTGAATTGTTATTGATTGAGAAAtagtaattgaaaatattgaattaaatgatttacagttttgcaaaattttatgaatcattaaaggtaatataataatgatattctGAAACCTGTTTTGGGTATACTATAACTTATCTCAGTATCCAgtaaaagtacataaaaatgCTTGAccgataaatattatttataaatgttacgtGACATCATAAACTGGAACGTGCCACTTGAAGAAATAGAATGCTAATGattctaaatattaaaccaGTATAAGAAGAATTCTACATGTTTTCCTAATAAACCAAAGAATGCATACATAACACTGGTAACTTACCCAATCTATTAAGTCCATGGCTGAAATGTCCCACAATATCAGCGTGAAGAAGCAGATCAGTTTGCGCCTTCGCCTCCGAGATGGGAGCCCCTCCAGCCACGAGGCTCTCCTCCATGAATCTCTTGATCTCCTCAATACGAACAGCAGGCATGGTGACTGATCACTGACACCGAGTTTGATAacaatcttatttataatgtaaaccGTTGTAACGCTGTGAGATAACGTAAGTAATTGTTTGGgttcattatataattctgTTTGATTTATCTAATTTGTTTTGCTGGTGGATAGTAGCAATTGTGGTTTGAATAGTGGTTTTAACTAATGACTTGAATATGTGAGGATGGGTTATTAAGAGTTTTTAaccaatttgaattttaaaagcgTGTATTCTTTGGTAATTTACGAAACCTCTTtcactgaattttttttttatatatttcattacaataaaatcgtTCGtcgttttattaacatttatgttaaactaaactttataacaaattataaaatgtacaaatgtCTGAAATGAATCCCAAAAAATTACTTACAGCCGAATTCGAACGAAATGTTTTTTGTCAAGTGCAATTAATGGTGACCTTTACAACCGCGAGATTAATTTCCTCAT
The Zerene cesonia ecotype Mississippi chromosome 14, Zerene_cesonia_1.1, whole genome shotgun sequence DNA segment above includes these coding regions:
- the LOC119831828 gene encoding (2R)-3-sulfolactate dehydrogenase (NADP(+))-like: MPAVRIEEIKRFMEESLVAGGAPISEAKAQTDLLLHADIVGHFSHGLNRLELYINDMKIGGCKPSATPVILKESAATAWVDGVDALGATVGNFCMDLAIKKAKECGVGWVSAKRCNHFGMAGYWALKAQREGLIGMAYTNSAPIMTPTRAKNSANGTNPIAMAAPASGGDSLVVDMATTAAAMGKVEMQLRKGEKIPDGWALGPDSKPTTDPQVAFNSGRLMPLGGQEKTSGYKGYALSTMVEVFCSGLSGSNSSYNVPSWSYTQVEPPNLGQCFVVVDPERFAPGFETRIKDCLEHYRNLDPIDPALPVLAPGDKEKKNEKLTRASGTIIYPQGQIDSYNKMAERIGVKPIKVVSSNL